In Streptomyces thermolilacinus SPC6, a single genomic region encodes these proteins:
- a CDS encoding aldose epimerase family protein, with amino-acid sequence MSEEVRLAAGDVELTITPHNGCRIASLRVAGDELLRQGERYGCFPMVPWCGRTDRGRFLNGATRHQLPLNAPPHAIHGTGRDTAWRTARADKAEAVFTYDLADPWPYPGRVTQMVELTDTSLTLRLGVETYDDSFPAQAGWHPWFNRVVGGSAVGIDFAPEWQEERGDDHLPTGRRVEPRPGPWDDCFGMPDGVDVTLTWPERLELKVTSREPWVVVYDEQEAAVCVEPQSGPPNGLNTAPRLVTPIEPLEMATTWTWRRL; translated from the coding sequence ATGAGCGAAGAGGTCCGGCTGGCCGCCGGAGACGTCGAGTTGACCATCACGCCGCACAACGGCTGCCGTATCGCCAGCCTGCGGGTGGCCGGTGACGAACTGCTGCGCCAGGGGGAGCGGTACGGCTGCTTCCCGATGGTGCCCTGGTGCGGGCGCACCGACCGGGGGCGGTTCCTGAACGGTGCGACGCGGCACCAACTGCCGCTCAACGCCCCGCCGCACGCCATCCACGGCACCGGCCGGGACACCGCCTGGCGCACGGCCCGCGCCGACAAGGCGGAGGCGGTGTTCACGTACGACCTGGCCGACCCCTGGCCGTACCCCGGCCGGGTCACGCAGATGGTGGAGCTGACCGACACCTCGCTGACCCTGCGGCTCGGCGTCGAGACGTACGACGACTCGTTCCCGGCGCAGGCGGGCTGGCACCCGTGGTTCAACCGGGTCGTCGGCGGCAGCGCGGTCGGGATCGACTTCGCCCCCGAGTGGCAGGAGGAGCGCGGCGACGACCACCTGCCCACCGGCCGCCGCGTCGAGCCCCGCCCCGGCCCCTGGGACGACTGCTTCGGCATGCCGGACGGCGTGGACGTCACGCTGACCTGGCCGGAACGCCTCGAGCTGAAGGTCACCAGCCGCGAGCCGTGGGTCGTCGTGTACGACGAGCAGGAGGCCGCCGTGTGCGTGGAGCCGCAGTCGGGCCCGCCGAACGGGCTGAACACCGCCCCGCGCCTGGTCACGCCCATCGAGCCGCTGGAGATGGCCACCACCTGGACCTGGCGCCGCCTCTGA
- the pyrE gene encoding orotate phosphoribosyltransferase, whose translation MTDVRADLLQQIKDKAVVHGRVTLSSGLEADYYVDLRRITLDGAAAPLVGQVMLDLTADLDYDAVGGLTLGADPVATSMLHAAAARGRTLDAFVVRKAAKAHGMQRRVEGPDIKGRRVLVVEDTSTTGGSPLTAVEAVREAGAEVVAVATIVDRATGAGEKISGTAGVPYRYAYALDELGLA comes from the coding sequence ATGACTGACGTACGAGCGGATCTGCTCCAGCAGATCAAGGACAAGGCCGTGGTGCACGGCAGGGTGACCCTCTCCTCGGGTCTGGAGGCCGACTACTACGTCGATCTCCGCCGGATCACGCTGGACGGCGCCGCCGCGCCGCTCGTCGGTCAGGTCATGCTCGATCTGACCGCCGACCTCGACTACGACGCGGTGGGCGGCCTGACCCTGGGCGCCGACCCGGTCGCCACGTCGATGCTGCACGCCGCCGCCGCGCGCGGCCGCACGCTGGACGCGTTCGTCGTCCGCAAGGCCGCCAAGGCGCACGGCATGCAGCGCCGTGTCGAGGGCCCGGACATCAAGGGCCGCCGGGTCCTGGTCGTGGAGGACACCTCGACCACGGGCGGCTCCCCGCTGACGGCCGTCGAGGCGGTCCGCGAGGCGGGCGCGGAGGTCGTCGCGGTCGCCACGATCGTGGACCGCGCGACCGGCGCGGGCGAGAAGATCAGCGGCACGGCCGGTGTCCCGTACCGCTACGCGTACGCGCTGGACGAGCTGGGCCTCGCCTGA
- the fbaA gene encoding class II fructose-bisphosphate aldolase, with protein sequence MTRSGQMPIATPEVYSEMLDRAKAGKFAYPAINVTSSQTLHAALRGFAEAESDGIIQISTGGAEFLGGQHNKDMVTGAVALAEFAHIVAAKYDITVALHTDHCPKDKLDGYVRPLLAVSAERVAKGENPLFQSHMWDGSAETLADNLAIGQELLAQAAAARIILEVEITPTGGEEDGVTHEINDELYTTVDDAIRTAEALGLGEKGRYLLAASFGNVHGVYKPGNVVLRPELLKDLQQGVAERFGKADPFDFVFHGGSGSTQEEISTALENGVVKMNIDTDTQYAFTRPVADHMFKNYDGVLKVDGEVGSKKTYDPRTWGKLAEAGMAKRVAEACQALRSAGTKLK encoded by the coding sequence ATCACAAGGAGCGGACAGATGCCCATCGCAACCCCCGAGGTCTACAGCGAGATGCTCGACCGGGCGAAGGCAGGCAAGTTCGCCTACCCGGCCATCAACGTGACGTCGTCGCAGACCCTGCACGCCGCCCTGCGCGGCTTCGCCGAGGCCGAGAGCGACGGCATCATCCAGATCTCGACCGGTGGCGCGGAGTTCCTGGGCGGACAGCACAACAAGGACATGGTGACCGGCGCGGTCGCCCTGGCCGAGTTCGCGCACATCGTCGCCGCGAAGTACGACATCACGGTCGCGCTCCACACCGACCACTGCCCGAAGGACAAGCTGGACGGCTACGTCCGCCCGCTGCTCGCCGTCTCCGCCGAGCGCGTCGCCAAGGGTGAGAACCCGCTGTTCCAGTCGCACATGTGGGACGGCTCCGCCGAGACCCTCGCCGACAACCTCGCCATCGGCCAGGAGCTGCTCGCCCAGGCCGCCGCCGCCAGGATCATCCTGGAGGTCGAGATCACCCCGACCGGCGGCGAGGAGGACGGCGTCACGCACGAGATCAACGACGAGCTGTACACGACCGTGGACGACGCGATCCGCACGGCCGAGGCGCTCGGCCTGGGCGAGAAGGGCCGCTACCTGCTGGCCGCGTCCTTCGGCAACGTCCACGGCGTCTACAAGCCGGGCAACGTCGTGCTCCGTCCCGAGCTGCTGAAGGACCTCCAGCAGGGTGTCGCCGAGCGCTTCGGCAAGGCCGACCCGTTCGACTTCGTCTTCCACGGCGGCTCCGGCTCCACGCAGGAGGAGATCTCCACCGCGCTGGAGAACGGCGTCGTCAAGATGAACATCGACACCGACACGCAGTACGCCTTCACCCGGCCCGTCGCGGACCACATGTTCAAGAACTACGACGGCGTCCTCAAGGTCGACGGCGAGGTCGGCTCGAAGAAGACGTACGACCCCCGCACCTGGGGCAAGCTGGCCGAGGCGGGCATGGCCAAGCGCGTCGCCGAGGCGTGCCAGGCGCTGCGCTCGGCGGGTACGAAGCTGAAGTAG